In Gemmatimonadota bacterium, a single genomic region encodes these proteins:
- a CDS encoding malate synthase G, whose product MNERIELHGLSIARQLYDLVNDEIMPGTGVEPDRFWKALSGIVADLGPKNRALLDRRDELQEKIDRWHRNNPELQAGEYKAFLKEIGYIQPEGEPFKVSVTNADAEITRIAGPQLVVPVDNSRYALNASNARWGSLYDALYSTDVIPETEGCKRTARYNPVRGRKVIEYARRFLDRATPMAVGSHDYVVKYKVKSGQLVGIMGDGSEHGLGKRERFAGYTGDPENPDSILLRHNALHIELKLGEGYYIGRNDLAGIYDIQLEAAVSAIMDCEDSVAAVDADDKVAVYRNWLGLMKGDLTRRVVKDDGVIERTLNGDRRYKSPGGRTLTLPGRALMLLRNVGLHMYTDAVTTAGGREIPEGFLDAMVTTLAAKHDLLGNGRFRNSRTGSIYIVKPKLHGPEEAAATVELFERVEDALGLERLTIKIGIMDEERRTTVNLKECIRVAENRVIFINTGFLDRTADEIHTSMEAGPMMPKARLKTAPWLLAYEDWNVDTGMVTGLPRHAQIGKGMWPEPDNMAAMMDVKVNHPRAGATSAWVPSPTAATLHAMHYHRINVGTRQRELIRLRRVDPDDLLAVPLLDGDALNDFEIRRELENNAQGILGYVVRWIEQGIGCSKVPDVNNVNLMEDRATLRISSQHIANWLHHGLVNRSQVVEAFRKMAPLVDYQNAEDPRYVNMAPDFDRSIPFQAALDLVFCGREEPNGYTERVLHT is encoded by the coding sequence ATGAACGAACGAATCGAATTACACGGACTCTCCATAGCAAGACAACTGTACGACCTGGTCAATGACGAGATCATGCCGGGTACGGGCGTCGAACCGGACCGGTTCTGGAAAGCGCTGTCCGGCATCGTCGCCGACCTGGGACCGAAGAACCGGGCATTGCTGGACCGGCGCGACGAACTCCAGGAGAAGATCGACCGCTGGCACCGGAACAACCCGGAGCTCCAGGCCGGGGAGTACAAGGCGTTCCTGAAAGAGATTGGATATATCCAGCCCGAGGGTGAGCCTTTCAAGGTGAGCGTCACCAACGCCGACGCCGAGATCACCCGCATCGCGGGGCCGCAACTGGTGGTGCCCGTGGATAATTCCCGCTATGCCCTGAACGCGTCGAACGCCCGCTGGGGCAGCCTGTACGATGCGCTGTACAGTACCGACGTGATCCCGGAGACCGAAGGCTGCAAGCGTACCGCAAGGTACAATCCCGTGCGCGGACGCAAGGTCATAGAATATGCGCGCCGCTTCCTGGACCGGGCAACGCCCATGGCCGTGGGCAGCCACGACTACGTGGTGAAGTACAAGGTGAAATCGGGCCAGTTGGTGGGCATTATGGGCGACGGCAGCGAGCACGGCCTGGGCAAGCGCGAGCGTTTTGCCGGCTACACCGGCGACCCGGAGAACCCGGACAGCATCCTGTTGCGCCATAATGCCCTGCACATAGAACTCAAGCTTGGGGAAGGCTACTACATAGGCCGCAACGACCTGGCCGGCATTTACGACATCCAGTTGGAAGCGGCTGTCAGCGCCATCATGGATTGCGAGGATTCGGTGGCGGCGGTGGACGCGGACGACAAGGTCGCGGTGTACCGCAACTGGCTGGGCCTGATGAAAGGCGACCTGACCCGGAGAGTAGTGAAGGATGACGGGGTTATTGAGCGCACCCTGAACGGGGACCGCAGGTACAAGTCGCCGGGCGGCAGGACTCTTACGTTGCCGGGCCGCGCCCTGATGCTGTTGCGTAACGTGGGCCTGCACATGTACACCGATGCCGTGACCACGGCCGGCGGCCGGGAAATACCGGAGGGGTTCCTCGACGCCATGGTGACCACGCTGGCGGCAAAACATGATTTGCTGGGCAACGGCAGGTTCAGGAACAGCCGCACCGGCTCCATCTACATCGTCAAGCCGAAACTGCATGGTCCGGAAGAGGCGGCCGCCACCGTGGAACTGTTCGAACGGGTGGAGGACGCCCTGGGGCTGGAGCGGCTCACCATCAAGATCGGCATAATGGATGAGGAACGCAGGACCACGGTCAACCTGAAAGAATGTATCCGCGTCGCGGAGAACCGGGTGATATTCATCAATACGGGTTTTCTCGACCGCACCGCCGATGAGATCCATACCAGCATGGAAGCCGGCCCGATGATGCCCAAGGCCAGGTTGAAGACTGCGCCGTGGCTGCTGGCTTATGAAGACTGGAACGTGGATACGGGCATGGTCACCGGGTTGCCGAGACATGCGCAGATCGGCAAGGGCATGTGGCCCGAACCGGACAATATGGCGGCCATGATGGACGTCAAGGTGAACCATCCCCGCGCCGGGGCCACCAGCGCCTGGGTGCCTTCGCCCACCGCCGCCACGCTGCATGCCATGCATTACCACCGTATCAACGTCGGCACGCGCCAGCGCGAACTGATCCGGCTGAGGCGGGTCGATCCGGACGACTTGCTGGCGGTCCCCCTGCTTGACGGGGACGCGCTCAACGATTTCGAGATCAGGAGGGAACTGGAAAACAATGCCCAGGGCATCCTGGGCTACGTGGTGCGCTGGATTGAGCAGGGAATAGGTTGTTCCAAGGTGCCGGACGTGAACAACGTCAACCTCATGGAGGACCGGGCAACCCTGCGCATCTCCAGCCAGCACATCGCCAACTGGCTCCACCACGGTCTCGTGAACAGGAGCCAGGTGGTGGAAGCCTTCAGGAAGATGGCGCCGCTGGTGGATTA
- a CDS encoding peptidylprolyl isomerase, which translates to MRKILHEPLAHFFLAGGLIFLLYALVGPDDASDRRIVIDNGVIERLESAWQLRTNREPGPDELDGLVADYLYEELFSREARALGLELDDPVIRRRLAQKMNLLAESAAQQAEPGEEELLAWYEAHPELYRTEARLGFRHVYFSHDRPGGSAADDAAALLSRLEGTDETAGKDMGDAFMLPRDFTDIGRSQLGRLFGDDFASRLFTLGTGSWQGPVPSGYGYHLVYLYGVQDAEPIPFNGSRDRVLQDWQRNRYEQTEKALLEELKSRYEIIYTNEALLLLGSE; encoded by the coding sequence ATGAGAAAGATACTGCATGAGCCCCTGGCACATTTTTTCCTGGCCGGCGGCCTGATTTTCCTCCTGTATGCCCTGGTTGGCCCGGACGACGCCTCCGACCGGCGGATCGTCATTGACAACGGGGTTATAGAGCGCCTGGAGTCCGCCTGGCAACTGCGGACGAACCGGGAACCGGGGCCGGATGAGCTGGACGGCCTGGTAGCCGACTACCTGTATGAAGAACTGTTCTCGAGGGAAGCCAGGGCGCTGGGACTGGAACTGGACGACCCGGTTATCCGGCGCCGGCTGGCGCAGAAAATGAACCTGCTGGCAGAAAGCGCGGCGCAGCAGGCCGAACCCGGGGAGGAGGAACTGCTGGCCTGGTATGAGGCGCATCCTGAACTGTACCGCACGGAAGCCAGGCTCGGGTTCAGACATGTTTATTTCAGCCACGACCGTCCCGGCGGCAGCGCAGCGGATGACGCGGCCGCGCTGTTGTCCCGTCTTGAAGGAACCGATGAAACCGCCGGAAAGGATATGGGGGACGCATTCATGCTGCCCCGCGACTTCACCGACATCGGCCGGTCGCAACTGGGCAGGCTGTTCGGCGATGACTTCGCGTCAAGGCTGTTCACGCTCGGGACCGGGAGCTGGCAGGGGCCGGTCCCGTCCGGATACGGGTACCACCTGGTCTACCTGTACGGGGTGCAGGACGCCGAACCCATCCCGTTCAACGGAAGCAGGGACCGGGTATTGCAGGACTGGCAAAGGAACAGGTACGAACAGACAGAAAAAGCCCTGCTGGAGGAGTTGAAAAGCAGGTACGAGATCATCTACACAAACGAAGCCCTTTTACTCCTGGGGTCAGAGTAA